TTGGCAGATGAAGGATCTGAGTAGCTAGCTTTTTAGTTCTTACACATAATCTCTTATTGCAGAATAGCTTTTTAGACCATACTGAATCTATGGTTTAGAAGAGGAGAAGGTGAATGGctcctttttccctttttttttccccCTTGAATTtacttttgtaatttttctgcaTCTGATGCTTCTGATTTGGAAGTGGTGTTCTGTTCTGTTTCATACTTCATTTTTCAAGTTTgagattgattttttttctctttctttctttctttcccttcccactgaagttatatataaaatttgagTCTTTCTTACTTTAATATGTTAAGAAGTTATGTATGAAATTTTGTTTACTGTATCTATGAGCATATACTCAGTCTTGAGTTTTGTGTCAAACTCGAGAGTTCATCTAAATTCATGGAGCTTAGTTAAACTCGAATCGTCAAACTCAACTCATAAACTTGATTTGGGGACCTAAATTTGGATACTCAAGAACTTTCTAGTGAGTTAAGAGTTTGTTAACTCAACCCTAATTCTTTAAGCCTTCAATCTGGAAACAGTTATAAATTTGATACAGTTCTGCATAGGATGCAACTGATATAACACTAATTGTGGTGTGGACTACTTGGAAAAATTGAATTATCCATAGGTTTTGGTTGCTTCTGTAAATAGTTGTGGTTGAAAACCTTTGTATAGTCATCTATCAAGTTCTATTTTTCAATGTGATATAACACTATCTgccaaattattttttttatttaatttgagtAATAGATTTTCTCATCAAAACCACATCTGAATTTTGCTTTTAGTGGATTGActtatatgcatttatactttGTTTCTTGTGTTATGTGTATAATTCTTTGTAGATCTTATAGTTATGTAGTTTTGTTCCATTCATATGTGATTCTATAGGCTTAAGCTTGAGAATCTAAGAGTTGTTATTTGGTTACTAGAGTCTTAAAATGCAAGGAGGATTGCGAGTGTTCTTATCACAAGGAAGTGTAGTAAAAAATGCTGTTTTGCAAAGAATCCGCATGGCAAGTCCCCTACTGCAGCCAGTTGGGTTTTCGCGGTTTGAGTCCGGCGCGCCTTCTCGGATGGAAGAGCAGGGTTTCGAGAGCACGACAGTTGCAGACATCTTGAAAGGGAAAGGAAAAAGTGCAGATGGATCCTGGCTTTGGTGCACCACAGAAGACACCGTTTATGATGCTGTTAAATCGGTATACATGCTTgatattgttttctttttcaaaggATGTATAGATGTTTACACACAATTCATGTACAGATGACACAAAACAATGTTGGAGCTTTGGTTGTGGTGAAACCTGGTGAGCAGAAATCAATTGCTGGAATTATAACAGAAAGAGGTATGAATATATTCATGGATAGTCCAAATATAAAAGCGTCTATTTTTCATATGATG
The Arachis stenosperma cultivar V10309 chromosome 7, arast.V10309.gnm1.PFL2, whole genome shotgun sequence genome window above contains:
- the LOC130940158 gene encoding CBS domain-containing protein CBSX3, mitochondrial-like; protein product: MQGGLRVFLSQGSVVKNAVLQRIRMASPLLQPVGFSRFESGAPSRMEEQGFESTTVADILKGKGKSADGSWLWCTTEDTVYDAVKSMTQNNVGALVVVKPGEQKSIAGIITERDYLRKIIVQGRSSKSTKVGDIMTEENKLITVTPDTRVLRAMQLMTDNRIRHIPVINDDSGMIGMVSIGDVVRAVVSEHRQELDRLNAYIQGGY